In bacterium, one DNA window encodes the following:
- a CDS encoding oligopeptide transporter, OPT family, translated as MEQPTTRQLPKNAYTPLEAGEKYVPVVPTTVTPREITPYSVGWGLFFSVLFSAAAAYLGLKIGQVFEAAIPIAIIAVGISTATKRKNALSENVIIQSIGAASGVVVAGAIFTIPALYILELPANFWHVFLASMFGGFLGIVYLIPFRRYFVKDMHGQLPFPEATATTEVLVAGESGGNQAKTLLLASAVGGFYDFMVTTFGFWKETFSTRVLPGLDYVAEHMRIEFRMNILAAVTGLGYIIGLKYAAIIAAGSFLSWFVLVPLIAYVGQALTVPIGTGVTQLISDMDAYTIYFHYVRHLGIGGIAMAGIIGIVKSSKIIGGAFKLAASEIFGKKHGSDAESAERTDTDIPMGTIVSLIVVVLLSVFVFFWQGVTGNFGQALTGLLIVAIIAFLFTTVAARAIAIVGSNPVSGMTLMTLIVSSFILVQVGLTGPTGMVSALIIGGVVCTALSMAGGFITDLKIGYWLGNTPKHQERWKFLGTLLAAASVGGVIILLNATYGFTGENALPAPQANAMAAVIKPLMSNQPAPWVLYIAGALFALTLESIHIPPLAFALGMYLPLELNTPVLAGGIIAHFVSTRSKDEKLNNARRERGTLIASGLIAGGAIMGVVSAGLKFFGINYHEFGWVWAESDGAEFLAIGAFAAIAAYLYWDSMRAKVKED; from the coding sequence ATGGAACAACCGACCACACGACAATTGCCAAAGAATGCATACACACCGCTGGAGGCGGGTGAGAAGTATGTGCCCGTGGTGCCGACAACGGTTACGCCGCGGGAAATTACGCCGTACTCAGTAGGCTGGGGACTCTTTTTCTCGGTGCTGTTTTCTGCTGCCGCGGCGTACCTGGGACTGAAAATCGGCCAGGTGTTTGAAGCCGCCATTCCGATTGCGATTATCGCTGTCGGTATTTCCACTGCAACAAAGCGCAAAAACGCGCTGTCGGAAAATGTGATCATCCAATCCATCGGTGCTGCAAGTGGTGTCGTGGTTGCGGGTGCCATTTTCACCATTCCCGCACTGTACATTCTCGAACTCCCCGCGAATTTCTGGCATGTCTTCCTTGCCTCCATGTTCGGCGGCTTCCTGGGGATTGTGTACCTGATTCCTTTCCGCCGGTATTTCGTCAAGGATATGCACGGACAGCTTCCCTTCCCCGAAGCGACCGCAACGACAGAAGTGCTGGTCGCGGGCGAGAGCGGCGGCAATCAGGCGAAGACACTGCTGCTCGCATCCGCGGTCGGTGGATTCTATGACTTCATGGTTACGACCTTCGGCTTCTGGAAAGAAACATTCTCCACCAGGGTTCTGCCCGGACTCGATTATGTCGCGGAACATATGCGCATTGAATTCCGCATGAACATCCTCGCGGCGGTGACGGGACTCGGATATATCATCGGCCTCAAGTACGCCGCCATTATCGCAGCGGGCTCTTTCCTGTCATGGTTCGTCCTCGTGCCTCTTATCGCGTATGTCGGACAAGCCCTCACCGTCCCGATCGGCACGGGTGTCACCCAGCTGATCAGTGATATGGACGCCTACACGATTTACTTCCATTACGTCCGTCATCTCGGCATCGGCGGAATCGCCATGGCCGGAATCATCGGCATCGTCAAGAGCAGCAAAATTATCGGCGGTGCTTTCAAACTTGCCGCCTCCGAGATCTTCGGAAAGAAACATGGATCCGACGCGGAATCCGCTGAGCGCACCGACACCGACATTCCCATGGGGACCATAGTTTCCCTCATCGTCGTCGTGCTTCTCAGCGTTTTCGTCTTTTTCTGGCAGGGCGTGACCGGAAACTTCGGTCAGGCGCTGACCGGGTTGCTCATCGTTGCCATTATCGCTTTCCTCTTCACCACCGTGGCCGCACGCGCCATCGCCATCGTCGGATCGAACCCCGTTTCCGGCATGACACTGATGACGCTCATCGTCTCGTCGTTCATCCTGGTGCAGGTCGGACTCACGGGTCCCACCGGAATGGTCTCCGCTCTCATCATTGGCGGCGTGGTCTGTACGGCGCTCTCCATGGCGGGCGGCTTCATCACGGATTTGAAAATTGGCTACTGGCTGGGTAATACGCCCAAACATCAGGAGCGATGGAAATTCCTCGGCACACTGCTCGCAGCGGCCTCGGTGGGTGGTGTGATCATCCTTCTCAATGCGACGTACGGATTTACTGGCGAAAACGCACTGCCCGCACCGCAGGCGAATGCCATGGCGGCCGTCATCAAACCGCTCATGTCCAATCAGCCCGCACCCTGGGTTCTCTATATTGCCGGCGCCCTCTTTGCGCTGACACTGGAATCCATTCACATCCCGCCGCTTGCTTTCGCACTTGGCATGTACCTGCCGCTCGAGCTGAATACCCCGGTTCTTGCCGGCGGTATCATCGCGCATTTTGTCTCCACGCGCTCGAAGGACGAAAAGCTGAACAATGCGCGCCGCGAACGTGGCACGCTGATCGCGTCAGGACTCATTGCCGGCGGCGCCATCATGGGCGTGGTCAGTGCAGGCCTCAAATTCTTCGGTATCAACTACCACGAATTCGGCTGGGTCTGGGCGGAGAGCGATGGTGCGGAATTCCTCGCCATCGGCGCCTTTGCAGCCATCGCGGCCTACCTGTACTGGGACAGCATGCGCGCCAAGGTCAAGGAGGATTAA